Part of the Archocentrus centrarchus isolate MPI-CPG fArcCen1 chromosome 4, fArcCen1, whole genome shotgun sequence genome is shown below.
CAAAATGACAAGCCAAAAGGCACTTTATGATATCAGTGGGATCAAATTCATACACAAATTTAGTACATTAATTACCAGCACAAATGTGTTACTTGCGCTTTTGTTCCAATTTAGGGCCTGTGAAGAAACCTTCCTTCAAGGTCACAAGGAGATGTTCAGCATGAATGGCATAATGCAGCATATAGCCACTTCATACGGCTATGAACGCTACAATACTTCACATGGTGCAAAGGTGCATGttggcttttaaaaataatgggCCTCGAGGTGATTTTACAATGTTACTTCAATTTATGTCTTCTAGTATTAACAGTGTGTTTGAATttgttaaataaacacacacgtGTGACTGCCCACTTCTTTTAATAATTaacttaatggaaaaatatcTAGTTCACAAGTGCGTGTCATGCTTATCATCAATTTAGATAAGCCAAAATAAAGTGCCCTTTGAAAGGAGATACTAAGCAGCATTGTTAGTCATTGGAATTTAATTAAGAGACAGATCTCAGAAAACACTGCATAACGTATTTTCAACTTTACAAATGCTGTGCAGTGTAATCTTCGCCTGTTCAAACTTTAAAGTGATGTTTAAAATAGAGcagcaacaataaaacaaagactCTCTCCGCAAAACATCCAAGCATAGCAGTGCTACAGTTATGCtgtgcatacaaaaaaaaaaaaaaaaagagattgcaCTGACTTCTGAACAGTAAAGCATGTCAACTATTTAAACCCGTCTAGGCTTTGAATAAAAGATTGCAGCAATGAGTGGAACAGTAGCAGATGGAAAAATGCTGGGGAACGAGATAAAAGTGTCCACTATCTCTAGGTGGTTTTGACAAGGTCATAGACATGAATATGAAAGTCATCATCATATTTGATATAGTAGACAGAGGGCTTGGCTGGGACCTGGTAGATGACCAGGCCTGTTCTCTTCACACCCTTGTCAGTAACGTACTCCACTTGTTTCCCAACGAGACTCTCCGTCTCTTCTCCCGGCTTCCTGTCTGCAGGCAGCAGGTGCTTGTTTTCTGTGGACAAGAGTTAATCATTACAAAGCTTAGACAATAATTCCAGAAGAAACGGCatgaacagtaaaataaaatcccTGTCGCAACTGCTGTGATGAAACCTGTTGCTCTgaattgaaaaatgaagcaaaacataaaacaatgaATAGACTGTGTCATTCTTATAGTTTtcactaaaaaataaattactttgtttttataCTTTGGCTTTGGTACTCATGTGTACTTTTAAAATGCTTAGCAATGCTAAAGATTTCTCTCTCTTTACATTAAACTTCTCTTGGAGTTATTTTGAATACTTATCTCTGCCAAATATTTGAATTCCCAAATTAGATGGGGAAATTTCCGCATGTCTAAACATACGCTGGAACCCATCCAGAAATGGTTGTTTGATGATACTTCTGATTCAAATGTTGGCCTTTATTTTTACACCATGGCAGAAATATCCTGTAGCAGTAATAATcaaatttaacataaaatacttgatttttaGCTCACATGGTATgcgtgcaaaaaaagaaaaaaaattgctcagATGGTCTTCAAAGTGGAAAATTGATTTTCATACTTCAAGTGGCCCTGCTTTAACTCCTCTCTAAAGCCTTAGGACAGTGCTGTTTAAAACTCAGTGAAGTTTTGTATAAGGATGCTTCTGTTAAACACAAATTAGCAATACCTGCTTCAGGCAGAATCCTGAGGTCTCCTTCAGCGTAGTCATCCCATAGCTGGTACATATAAAGAACGGGGTCCTTTTCATAAGTAATATAATACCAGTTGGTCATAACTGGTGCTCTGGAGAGGACCATGCCTCTCCACTCATTCTTCTCTCCATCTTCCTTTTCAAACAAATGCTCCACTGCTTTGCCAACCAACTCCTCCGCCCCTGGAGGTATCTTGACTTTATTGTTTACTGTGAAGAAAGAATCATGAGGGCAGACAGTATGGAAGCACGAAAGAGCACAATATCGATCCAGCTGTCatctaaatgaaaagaaaacgaTTAAATGTGCTGACTTCAGAATCTTAAGTATGAACTGAAGAAAGCAGACACTGACTGAAGGAAAAGCGTGCACCAACTTACCAACTTTTTCTGGCAAGACTTGTAGGTTAGACACTCTCTCATCCTTGAACAGCTCAATGCCATAGACACAGTCAAAGCCATCATATTTCACCATGAAGAGGGAAGGATTCACACCAACTCTGTCAAGTACTGTTCCCTTCCATTTGCTCTGGTTTCCCCTCTCCCGCCAGTTATGCTGAATACGGAGTCCCAGAATGCAGTTGGGGTCTGGGGTTACTGTGTCACTCAGTTCCCCGCTGCTCCGCTTTCTGGttaaaaacaagacaaataTGCAGGTCTGCGAGCCTGTGGTTGAGGCTTAAAACAGAGTATGTACCTTAAACACATGCTGAACTGAGCACACTACAAATAACCATTGTTTCTTATCCAGGCCTCTCAACATCATTCCCACTATTTAAACCTAATTTGCTATTTTAAAATGCACCCAGATCAAATTACAGTATGATTTTTGTCACACGTTTCAGCTATTTATTCCTTCCAGTGACGTACACCTGAtttaaccactttttttttcttttagctgttTGTGACAATGATGCTATAATGTGATGAGGTATACAGTAGATTTGATTCTACATACCTGCCCCTTTTCTTGGACATGCCTCCAGAAATTCAAAGGTTACTAATTAAAAGAAAGACAGGGTgatttttagttattttgtgaatgtcaaacagacaaacacacgtGTGCTACGCATTAAGagaggcccctccctctcttgcttatatatatatatatatatatatatatatatgtgtgtgtgtgtgtgtgtgtgtgtgtgtgtgtgttgcctgcTCAACAGACTGACAACTCCTCCAGCCAATGGATTAGCATGACGGAATAACTTCCTGGGTATTTATTGACACCACGCAACCATAGAGGTCACTGTATACTAAGGCAAAACTGTGTGTGTTATAGCTGACAGCAAGTCTCCCCTCAATTTAAGATTAcaaagtcttaaaaaaaaatacgtcTGGCAACTTTCATAAAAGACATTTCACTgttatgtgccaaatgacaggCTGAAACGTTAGCCGGTTATATTGTAGCCCAAAGGATTTACAAAGTTAGATATATAAGGTGATGTGGTAAGGCCATAAGACGCTGCAAGTCACATGTACCCTACCTGTCCTGGACTAAATCCAACCTAACACCACCTCTGTAGGTTATCAGAAACACTGTCTTAGCTCTGCCTCAATGCAGATGTTATTGTAGGTAAGTGTAGGCGGATAAATACATCCGCTCTTCGGTCTCCCTAATGGCAGCTAGCAAACACAACCAGAAACTGGGTGTTTACAGCCTTATTCTCTACATGGAACATATTTTCATTACCTTTAAGCAGATTTCATATCAGCATTGTTCAGCTCGTCTGGCAGAGAAATGTTGCCACACACCAACCCGCCTATGTAAAATCTCGCGAAACCTGTAGGAAACAGGAACGCGTTCAGAAGAGACTCTATTTCCCAGCAAGCATTGGGTCACCATGGCCACAGCGAATAACGTGGACAAGAGCCCAGTGAATAGTGGgaaatgatgtttttgtttcggtgaaactgatttttttttttttttttaaacaggagtTTAACAGTTTCCGACAGTGATTCATAAATCCTATGAATTCGCGTGTTTCAGAAATAAAGCCGTTAAGTTATTAGTACACGTGAGCGACATAACAAGGTACCTACACAACACAAACCACAGCAGGTAAAATGAGGTCAGAATTTTCTATGACGCAGGAGTTGCCTTGGTTTCAATTAAAGGGACAGACAGCATTTTGTTTTatagttgttttgtttgtttgttttaaattaaatgatttatttatttatttatttttggcgaCACTGTTTGGCCTGTGGCAACCTTTACTTTCTAAAAAATTTTTATCAAAGGAAATggtactgctttttttttttaaaacaagcaaacaacaacaacaaaaatccccACATATTTTAATCTCATCTGCACAGCATATATAGACTGATGACTAAATGCATGTAGGCTTTTCCAGTATTGGCGGTTAATAGATGTGGGCACCTTCATATTTTGTCCTGCCACCTGTCTGTGTCCTGCCACACACAGCTCTGAATCTATCTTACTCTTATTTTAACAGTAACACCCAGCCAGtaacatacaggtgctggtcataaaattagaatatcatgaaaaagttgattcatTTCAtcaattccattcaaaaagtgaaacttgtatattatatttattcattacacacagactgatatatttcaaatgtttgtttcttttaattttgatgattataactgacaactaatgaaaaccccaaattcagtatctcagaaaattagaatattacttaagaccaatacaaaaaaaggatttttagaaatgttggccaactgaaaagtatgaacatgaaaagt
Proteins encoded:
- the LOC115778967 gene encoding spindlin-1-like → MSKKRGRKRSSGELSDTVTPDPNCILGLRIQHNWRERGNQSKWKGTVLDRVGVNPSLFMVKYDGFDCVYGIELFKDERVSNLQVLPEKVVNNKVKIPPGAEELVGKAVEHLFEKEDGEKNEWRGMVLSRAPVMTNWYYITYEKDPVLYMYQLWDDYAEGDLRILPEAENKHLLPADRKPGEETESLVGKQVEYVTDKGVKRTGLVIYQVPAKPSVYYIKYDDDFHIHVYDLVKTT